The following proteins are encoded in a genomic region of Streptomyces lunaelactis:
- a CDS encoding universal stress protein, with amino-acid sequence MADAGRIVVGVDGSEPSLRALRWAVRQSALTGETLEAVISWEYPAAGWAAMVPGVPEDFNPEALAAQILDDSLVETLGAEAAAKITHTVLIGNAAQALMDRAGGAALLVVGNHGYSGFRATLLGSVGLHLAQHAPCPVVVVRGGSDSD; translated from the coding sequence ATGGCAGACGCAGGCAGGATCGTCGTGGGCGTGGACGGCTCCGAACCGTCCCTCAGAGCGCTGCGCTGGGCCGTACGGCAGTCCGCACTGACCGGCGAGACGCTCGAGGCCGTGATCAGCTGGGAGTACCCGGCGGCGGGCTGGGCGGCCATGGTGCCGGGCGTGCCGGAGGACTTCAATCCGGAGGCCCTGGCGGCCCAGATCCTCGACGATTCCCTCGTTGAGACCCTCGGCGCGGAGGCAGCCGCCAAGATCACCCACACGGTCCTGATCGGAAACGCCGCGCAGGCCCTGATGGACCGGGCCGGCGGCGCGGCCCTGCTGGTCGTCGGCAACCACGGCTACAGCGGCTTCCGGGCGACGCTGCTCGGCTCGGTCGGCCTCCATCTCGCCCAGCACGCGCCGTGCCCGGTGGTCGTGGTGCGGGGCGGCAGCGACTCGGACTGA
- a CDS encoding CE1759 family FMN reductase gives MTTLKLVAVSAGLSVPSSTRLLADRLTEAVRGGLGEREVDVRVRVVELRELAVPIANNLVTGFPAPALGEAIEAVTEADGLIAVTPVFTASYSGLFKSFFDLIEPHALTGKPVLIGATGGTARHSLVLEHALRPLFAYLRALVVPTAVYAASEDWGGTGDARSGTLPERIARAGRELAGLMAAGATAGTTPHRVSDAAADGAPRVNQFV, from the coding sequence ATGACGACGTTGAAGCTGGTGGCCGTATCGGCCGGGCTGAGCGTGCCGTCGTCGACGCGACTGCTGGCCGACCGGCTGACCGAAGCGGTACGCGGCGGGCTCGGCGAGCGGGAGGTGGACGTGCGGGTGCGCGTCGTCGAGCTGCGCGAGCTGGCCGTGCCCATCGCCAACAACCTGGTGACCGGTTTTCCGGCGCCGGCGCTCGGTGAGGCAATCGAGGCGGTGACGGAGGCGGACGGCCTGATCGCGGTGACGCCCGTCTTCACGGCCTCGTACAGCGGACTGTTCAAGTCCTTCTTCGATCTGATCGAGCCCCACGCGCTCACCGGGAAGCCGGTGCTGATCGGGGCGACGGGCGGCACCGCCCGGCATTCGCTGGTGCTGGAGCACGCGCTGCGGCCGCTCTTCGCCTATCTGCGGGCGCTGGTCGTGCCGACGGCGGTGTACGCGGCCTCGGAGGACTGGGGCGGTACGGGCGATGCCCGCTCGGGCACGCTGCCGGAGCGGATCGCACGCGCGGGCCGCGAGCTCGCCGGGCTGATGGCGGCCGGAGCGACTGCCGGGACGACGCCTCACCGGGTGTCCGACGCGGCGGCCGACGGCGCACCGCGCGTGAACCAGTTTGTCTAG
- a CDS encoding LLM class flavin-dependent oxidoreductase — protein MQFGIFTVGDVTTDPTTGRTPSEHERIKATVAIARKAEEVGLDVFATGEHHNPPFVPSSPTTLLGHIAALTERIVLSTSTTLITTNDPVKIAEDYAVLQHLAEGRVDLMMGRGNTGPVYPWFGKDIRQGIPLAIENYALLHKLWREDVVDWEGTFRTPLQSFTSTPRPLDGVPPFVWHGSIRSPEMAEQAAYYGDGFFHNNIFWPMEHTRKMVELYRTRYAHHGHGAPEQAIVGLGGQVFMRKNSQDAIAEFRPYFDNAPVYGHGPSLEDFTEQTPLTVGSPQEVIERTLGFREAVGDYQRQLFLMDHAGLPLKTVLEQLDILGEEVVPVLRKEFANLRPAGVPVTAPLHPAVSTKEA, from the coding sequence ATGCAGTTCGGCATCTTCACGGTCGGCGATGTCACGACCGACCCGACCACCGGACGTACGCCGAGCGAGCACGAGCGGATCAAGGCGACCGTCGCCATCGCGCGCAAGGCCGAAGAGGTCGGCCTGGACGTCTTCGCGACCGGCGAGCACCACAACCCGCCGTTCGTCCCGTCGTCCCCGACGACCCTCCTCGGGCACATCGCGGCGCTCACCGAGCGGATCGTCCTCTCCACCTCCACCACGCTGATCACCACCAACGACCCGGTCAAGATCGCCGAGGACTACGCGGTGCTCCAGCACCTGGCCGAGGGCCGGGTCGACCTGATGATGGGGCGCGGCAACACCGGACCCGTCTATCCCTGGTTCGGCAAGGACATCCGCCAGGGCATCCCGCTCGCCATCGAGAACTACGCGCTGCTGCACAAGCTGTGGCGCGAGGACGTCGTGGACTGGGAGGGCACGTTCCGTACGCCGCTGCAGAGCTTCACCTCGACGCCGCGGCCCCTGGACGGTGTCCCGCCGTTCGTATGGCACGGCTCCATCCGCTCCCCCGAGATGGCCGAGCAGGCCGCCTACTACGGCGACGGCTTCTTCCACAACAACATCTTCTGGCCGATGGAGCACACCAGGAAGATGGTCGAGCTCTACCGCACCCGCTACGCACACCACGGACACGGCGCCCCGGAGCAGGCCATCGTCGGCCTCGGCGGACAGGTCTTCATGCGCAAGAACTCCCAGGACGCGATCGCGGAGTTCCGGCCCTACTTCGACAACGCGCCGGTCTACGGACACGGGCCCTCGCTCGAGGACTTCACCGAGCAGACACCGCTGACCGTCGGCTCCCCGCAGGAGGTCATCGAGCGCACCCTCGGCTTCCGCGAGGCCGTCGGCGACTACCAGCGCCAGCTGTTCCTGATGGACCACGCGGGGCTGCCGCTGAAGACGGTCCTGGAGCAGCTCGACATCCTCGGCGAAGAGGTCGTACCGGTGCTGCGCAAGGAGTTCGCGAACCTGCGGCCGGCCGGTGTGCCGGTGACCGCCCCGCTGCACCCCGCCGTAAGCACGAAGGAGGCGTAA
- a CDS encoding DUF6126 family protein has translation MSESESESWKERGVALRVFVYVFATHLFAGFIWLLFYVGEHAPK, from the coding sequence GTGAGCGAGAGCGAGAGCGAGAGCTGGAAGGAGCGTGGCGTAGCGCTGCGCGTCTTCGTCTACGTCTTCGCGACGCACCTGTTCGCCGGCTTCATATGGCTGCTCTTCTATGTGGGCGAGCACGCGCCGAAGTAG
- a CDS encoding bestrophin-like domain yields the protein MSEWLVLAAAMAAACAVVLVLTVLRQRRLNRAAAAGAGTEEDTAETPDVLEYMTMMVGVVYAIVLGLAIAGVWEARSAAQDGVRREAQALHEINQRAKVYPADVREQLRGDIDRYVSHVVQQEWPRMIDHNELSGRGAELLDVVRAGIAERRPANELEAQAYQPMVDQVAIADDARNARAENAGETLPGVVWFGLITGALVTVGLIFTLQIGRTPRELLLAGLFSALIAFLLFLVWDFDAPFGRSGVDSADAFHQLFTSAAGRG from the coding sequence ATGTCGGAATGGCTGGTCCTGGCTGCCGCGATGGCCGCCGCCTGCGCCGTCGTCCTTGTCCTCACGGTGCTCAGGCAGCGCAGGCTGAACAGGGCCGCAGCAGCCGGAGCCGGGACGGAGGAGGACACCGCCGAGACGCCGGACGTCCTCGAGTACATGACGATGATGGTCGGCGTCGTGTACGCGATCGTGCTCGGCCTTGCCATCGCCGGCGTCTGGGAGGCGCGCAGCGCCGCGCAGGACGGCGTACGCCGCGAGGCGCAGGCGCTGCACGAGATCAACCAGCGGGCCAAGGTCTACCCCGCCGATGTGCGGGAGCAGCTCCGCGGTGACATCGACCGCTACGTCTCCCACGTCGTCCAGCAGGAGTGGCCACGGATGATCGACCACAACGAGCTCTCCGGCCGGGGGGCGGAGCTGCTCGATGTCGTACGGGCCGGCATCGCCGAGCGCAGGCCGGCCAACGAGCTCGAGGCGCAGGCGTACCAGCCGATGGTGGACCAGGTCGCCATCGCCGACGACGCGCGCAACGCCCGTGCGGAGAACGCCGGGGAGACGCTGCCGGGCGTCGTGTGGTTCGGCCTGATCACGGGGGCGCTGGTGACCGTCGGCCTGATCTTCACCCTGCAGATCGGCCGCACCCCCCGGGAGCTGCTGCTCGCCGGTCTGTTCAGCGCGCTGATCGCGTTTCTGCTGTTCCTGGTGTGGGACTTCGACGCGCCGTTCGGACGGTCCGGCGTCGACTCCGCGGACGCCTTCCACCAGCTGTTCACGAGCGCGGCGGGGAGGGGCTGA
- a CDS encoding NADPH-dependent 2,4-dienoyl-CoA reductase: MSPTTTSTTSPSPYPHLLSPLDLGFTTLPNRVLMGSMHVGLEEAERGFERMAAFYAARARGGVGLIVTGGIAPNDRGRPYEGGAKLTTEAEAEQHRAVTDAVHAQGGRIAMQILHFGRYAYHADLVAPSAIQAPISPFVPHALTDAEVEETIEDFVRAAGLAKSAGYDGVEIMGSEGYFINEFIASATNHRTDRWGGSYENRIRLPLEIVRRTRERVGPDFILIYRLSMLDLVPGGSSLQEVITLAKEIEAAGATIINTGIGWHEARIPTIATSVPRGAYTWVTKKLMGSVSVPLITSNRINTPEVAEQLLAEGRADMVSMARPFLADPEFVAKATADRAETINTCIGCNQACLDHTFSGKITSCLVNPRACHETELVLSPTRVRKRVAVIGAGPAGLACAVSTAERGHEVTLFDAADEIGGQLNIAKRIPGKEEFGETLRYFRTQLELHGVELRLGVRVTSGDLASAAYDEIVVATGVIPRTPEIEGVDHRSVLSYLDVLRDGAPVGERVAVIGAGGIGFDVAEFLTDGGEGASLDAGTYFRQWGVDTDYSAPGGLTAPVRPRPPRSVHLLQRKASKVGAGLGKTTGWIHRTELKHRGVQMTAGATYERIDDEGLHVTVDGAARVLPVDTVVLCTGQEPQRALYEELSAAGHSVHLIGGADVAAELDAKRAIDQGTRLGAAL, encoded by the coding sequence ATGAGCCCGACGACGACTTCGACGACGAGCCCCAGCCCGTACCCCCATCTGCTGAGTCCGCTCGACCTCGGGTTCACGACCCTCCCCAACCGGGTGCTCATGGGCTCGATGCACGTCGGTCTCGAGGAGGCGGAACGCGGCTTCGAGCGGATGGCCGCCTTCTACGCCGCCCGCGCCCGCGGCGGTGTCGGCCTCATCGTCACCGGCGGTATCGCGCCCAACGACCGGGGCCGTCCGTACGAGGGCGGCGCCAAGCTCACCACCGAGGCCGAGGCGGAACAGCACCGCGCCGTCACCGACGCCGTACACGCGCAGGGCGGCCGGATCGCGATGCAGATCCTGCACTTCGGCCGGTACGCCTACCACGCGGACCTGGTCGCGCCGAGCGCCATCCAGGCCCCCATCAGCCCGTTCGTCCCGCACGCCCTGACCGACGCCGAGGTCGAGGAGACCATCGAGGACTTCGTACGGGCGGCGGGGCTGGCCAAGTCCGCGGGCTACGACGGCGTCGAGATCATGGGCTCCGAGGGCTACTTCATCAACGAGTTCATCGCGAGCGCCACCAACCACCGCACCGACCGCTGGGGCGGCTCGTACGAGAACCGGATCCGGCTCCCCCTGGAGATCGTCCGCCGTACCCGTGAGCGGGTCGGCCCGGACTTCATCCTGATCTACCGGCTCTCCATGCTGGACCTGGTGCCCGGCGGTTCCTCGCTTCAGGAGGTGATCACGCTCGCCAAGGAGATCGAGGCGGCCGGAGCGACGATCATCAACACCGGGATCGGCTGGCACGAGGCCCGTATCCCCACCATCGCGACCTCGGTGCCGCGCGGCGCGTACACCTGGGTGACCAAGAAGCTGATGGGGTCCGTCTCCGTACCGCTGATCACCAGCAACCGCATCAACACCCCTGAGGTCGCCGAGCAGTTGCTCGCCGAGGGGCGCGCGGACATGGTGTCGATGGCCCGGCCCTTCCTCGCCGACCCCGAGTTCGTCGCCAAGGCGACGGCGGACCGCGCGGAGACCATCAACACTTGCATCGGCTGCAACCAGGCCTGCCTCGACCACACCTTCAGCGGGAAGATCACCTCCTGCCTGGTCAATCCGCGCGCCTGCCACGAGACCGAGCTCGTCCTCTCCCCGACCCGCGTGCGCAAGCGCGTCGCGGTGATCGGCGCGGGCCCGGCAGGGCTCGCCTGCGCGGTCTCGACGGCCGAGCGCGGCCACGAGGTGACGCTCTTCGACGCGGCCGACGAGATCGGCGGTCAGCTGAACATCGCCAAGCGGATCCCGGGCAAGGAGGAGTTCGGCGAGACGCTGCGCTACTTCCGCACCCAGCTCGAACTCCACGGTGTGGAGCTGCGGTTGGGCGTCCGTGTGACCTCCGGCGATCTCGCGTCGGCAGCGTACGACGAGATCGTCGTCGCCACCGGGGTCATTCCGAGGACCCCCGAGATAGAGGGCGTCGACCACAGAAGCGTTCTCAGCTACCTCGACGTGCTGCGCGACGGCGCTCCGGTCGGCGAGCGCGTCGCGGTCATCGGCGCGGGCGGTATCGGCTTCGACGTCGCCGAGTTCCTGACCGACGGCGGGGAGGGCGCGAGCCTGGACGCCGGGACGTACTTCCGTCAGTGGGGCGTGGACACCGACTACAGCGCGCCGGGCGGACTGACGGCGCCGGTGCGCCCGCGGCCGCCACGGTCCGTGCACCTGCTGCAGCGCAAGGCGAGCAAGGTCGGTGCGGGTCTGGGCAAGACGACGGGCTGGATCCACCGCACCGAACTCAAGCACCGCGGGGTCCAGATGACGGCGGGTGCGACGTACGAGCGGATCGACGACGAGGGCCTGCATGTGACCGTCGACGGCGCTGCCCGGGTCCTCCCCGTCGACACGGTCGTCCTGTGCACCGGTCAGGAGCCGCAGCGCGCGCTGTACGAGGAGCTGAGCGCCGCCGGGCACTCCGTGCACCTCATCGGCGGGGCGGACGTGGCGGCCGAGCTGGACGCGAAGCGCGCCATCGACCAGGGCACGCGGCTCGGGGCGGCGCTGTGA
- a CDS encoding PadR family transcriptional regulator → MSLPHAILTALLEKPSSGLELTRRFDRSIGYFWSATHQQIYRELGKLEQAGHIRALPAAQPTRGQKKEYEVLPAGREELTAWVTKAEDPKPVRDPLLLRLRAAGVVGSEGLEAELVRHLALHRRQLAEYTAIEARDFPPERTTTEQDRLRHLVLRGGIELETFWTKWLTDALAAFHVNP, encoded by the coding sequence ATGTCCCTCCCGCACGCGATCCTGACGGCCCTGCTCGAAAAGCCCTCGTCGGGTCTCGAGCTGACCCGGCGCTTCGACAGGTCGATCGGTTACTTCTGGTCGGCGACGCATCAGCAGATCTACCGTGAGCTGGGGAAACTGGAGCAGGCGGGGCATATCCGCGCACTGCCGGCCGCGCAGCCGACCCGCGGGCAGAAGAAGGAGTACGAGGTCCTGCCCGCGGGCCGCGAGGAGCTGACCGCCTGGGTCACGAAGGCCGAGGACCCGAAGCCGGTCCGCGACCCGCTGCTGCTGCGGCTGCGCGCGGCGGGGGTGGTCGGCAGCGAGGGACTCGAGGCCGAGCTGGTGCGCCATCTGGCCCTGCACCGGCGGCAGTTGGCCGAGTACACGGCCATCGAGGCGCGCGATTTCCCGCCGGAGAGGACGACCACGGAGCAGGACAGGCTGCGTCATCTGGTGCTGCGCGGGGGCATCGAGCTGGAGACGTTCTGGACGAAGTGGCTGACCGACGCGCTGGCGGCGTTCCACGTGAATCCCTGA
- a CDS encoding ArsR/SmtB family transcription factor has protein sequence MLNLASEVEVLTRFGRALADPIRCRLLLALREAPAHPSDLAEQLGISRTRLSNHLACLRDCGLVVAVPVGRRTRYELADKRLGHALDDLRDAVVAVEADRTCADADEKDCC, from the coding sequence ATGCTGAATCTTGCGTCCGAGGTCGAGGTCCTGACCCGGTTCGGCCGTGCGCTCGCCGACCCGATCCGCTGCCGCCTGCTGCTCGCCCTGCGCGAGGCGCCGGCCCATCCGTCGGATCTGGCCGAGCAGTTGGGCATTTCCCGTACGCGGCTGTCGAACCACCTGGCGTGCCTGCGGGACTGTGGCCTCGTCGTGGCGGTGCCGGTGGGACGCCGCACCCGCTACGAGCTCGCGGACAAGCGGCTCGGGCATGCGCTGGACGACCTCCGCGACGCGGTGGTGGCCGTGGAGGCCGACCGGACGTGTGCGGACGCCGACGAGAAGGACTGCTGCTGA
- a CDS encoding cation transporter: protein MPATSLGPGPARRDALTRRIRLLVAATITYNVLEAVVAITAGAAASSSALIGFGLDSVVEVSSAAAVAWQFSARDDAVREARERTALRIIAVSFFALAAYVTADSVRALAGSGEAGTSVPGIVLAAASLAVMPFLSAAQRRAGRELGSASAVADSKQTLLCTYLSAVLLVGLVANAALGWAWADPIAALVIAAVAVKEGRDAWRGDGCCAAPVAGDATDRAAANGGCADACCDGATKTRDRP, encoded by the coding sequence ATGCCGGCGACATCCCTCGGCCCGGGTCCGGCACGGCGCGACGCGCTGACCCGCCGGATACGGCTGCTGGTCGCCGCCACCATCACGTACAACGTGCTCGAGGCGGTCGTCGCGATCACCGCGGGCGCCGCCGCATCCTCCTCCGCACTGATCGGCTTCGGCCTGGACTCCGTCGTCGAGGTCTCGTCCGCGGCGGCGGTGGCCTGGCAGTTCTCCGCCCGCGACGATGCGGTGCGCGAGGCCCGGGAGCGTACGGCGCTGCGGATCATCGCCGTCTCCTTCTTCGCCCTGGCCGCCTATGTGACCGCGGACTCGGTCCGCGCGCTGGCCGGCAGCGGCGAGGCCGGCACCTCGGTCCCCGGGATCGTGCTCGCCGCGGCCTCGCTCGCGGTCATGCCGTTCCTGTCGGCGGCGCAGCGCCGAGCCGGCCGTGAACTCGGGTCCGCTTCGGCGGTGGCCGATTCGAAGCAGACCCTGCTCTGTACGTACTTGTCCGCGGTCCTGCTGGTGGGCCTGGTGGCGAACGCGGCACTCGGCTGGGCGTGGGCCGACCCGATCGCCGCGCTGGTCATCGCCGCCGTCGCGGTGAAGGAGGGCCGGGACGCCTGGCGGGGGGACGGCTGCTGCGCGGCTCCTGTGGCAGGGGATGCCACGGATCGTGCGGCCGCCAACGGCGGTTGCGCGGACGCCTGCTGCGACGGCGCGACGAAGACGCGGGACAGGCCGTAG
- a CDS encoding HAD-IIA family hydrolase translates to MCGCFATRGRSVVGRRGSMERGPMERGRMESGRSARIGAVLIDIDGVLTVSWKPLPGAPEAMERLRAAGLPLALVTNNTSRSRASIAAKLARAGFPVGVDDILTAPAVTAAYLREHYPGARCLLINTGDVRDDLEGVTLVEGVEEDVAPDVVVFGGAGSAFGYDALNAAFRHLQRGARLVAMHRNLYWRTAGGLDLDTGAFLLGLERAARVEAEVTGKPAEAFFATALAHLGADPAETLMVGDDIESDVLAAQRVGITGVLVRTGKYLPETHRAADGTPDHVLDSFADLPGLPGLLERQE, encoded by the coding sequence ATTTGCGGGTGTTTCGCAACTCGGGGACGGTCGGTCGTAGGGAGGCGAGGTTCTATGGAGCGCGGTCCTATGGAGCGAGGGCGTATGGAGTCAGGTCGTTCGGCACGAATCGGAGCGGTGCTCATCGATATCGACGGCGTGCTCACGGTGTCCTGGAAGCCGCTGCCCGGCGCGCCGGAGGCCATGGAGCGGCTGCGTGCCGCGGGACTGCCGCTGGCGCTCGTCACCAACAACACCTCACGGAGCCGCGCCTCGATCGCCGCGAAGCTGGCCCGGGCCGGTTTTCCGGTGGGTGTCGACGACATCCTCACCGCACCCGCCGTCACCGCGGCATACCTGCGGGAGCACTACCCGGGCGCGCGCTGCCTACTGATCAACACCGGCGACGTCCGTGACGACCTCGAGGGCGTGACGCTTGTCGAGGGCGTCGAGGAGGACGTCGCCCCGGACGTCGTCGTCTTCGGCGGCGCGGGCAGCGCATTCGGTTACGACGCCCTCAACGCCGCGTTCCGTCATCTGCAGCGCGGTGCCCGGCTGGTCGCCATGCACCGGAACCTGTACTGGCGTACGGCCGGGGGACTCGACCTCGACACCGGGGCTTTCCTCCTGGGGCTGGAGCGGGCCGCCCGCGTCGAGGCGGAAGTCACCGGCAAACCCGCCGAGGCGTTCTTCGCCACCGCGCTCGCCCACCTCGGCGCCGACCCGGCCGAGACGCTGATGGTGGGTGACGACATCGAATCCGATGTACTGGCCGCTCAGCGCGTCGGCATCACCGGCGTACTGGTCAGGACCGGCAAGTACCTGCCCGAGACGCACCGGGCGGCCGACGGCACACCGGACCACGTGCTCGACTCCTTCGCCGATCTTCCCGGCCTGCCCGGCCTGCTGGAGCGACAGGAGTAG
- a CDS encoding phospholipase, with protein sequence MRRRFALPLAAAVLSVPLALIPAASASAAPADKPQVLSSWTQTSASSYNAWNAARHNQGAWAAYGFDWSTDYCSSSPDNPFGFPFQTACARHDFGYRNYKAAGTFSANKSRVDSAFYADLKRVCANYSGATKSACDATAWTYYHAVDIFGRSAAMSDANGLEQAA encoded by the coding sequence ATGCGCCGCCGTTTCGCCTTACCCCTCGCCGCCGCCGTTCTGTCGGTGCCCCTCGCCCTGATCCCGGCCGCCTCCGCCTCGGCGGCCCCCGCGGACAAGCCGCAGGTGCTCAGTTCCTGGACCCAGACGAGTGCCTCCAGCTACAACGCCTGGAACGCCGCGCGTCACAACCAGGGCGCCTGGGCCGCGTACGGCTTCGACTGGTCGACGGACTACTGCAGCTCCTCGCCCGACAACCCGTTCGGCTTCCCCTTCCAAACCGCGTGCGCCCGCCATGACTTCGGCTACCGCAACTACAAAGCGGCCGGTACCTTCTCCGCCAACAAGTCCCGCGTCGACTCCGCCTTCTACGCGGACCTCAAGCGCGTCTGCGCCAACTACTCCGGTGCCACCAAGTCGGCTTGCGACGCCACGGCCTGGACCTACTACCACGCGGTCGACATCTTCGGCCGCTCGGCGGCCATGTCCGACGCCAACGGGCTGGAGCAGGCCGCCTGA